A single region of the Paraburkholderia sprentiae WSM5005 genome encodes:
- a CDS encoding glycosyltransferase family 2 protein: MFSIIIPTWNNLPYLRLVIKSLRRHSAHPHQIIVHVNDGSDGTLAWVRDEGIEHTASPGNIGICHAVNLAAARATQDYIVYMNDDMYCCPGWDEALVKRLAQMPADNLFMLSGTMIEPVDSGNPCVVVRDFGRDAQVFRTDELVAAAPGLVRADWRGATWPPTLVHRDWWFKVGGYSSELSPGMSSDNDFSMKLWDAGCRVFVGVGDSLVYHFQQKSTGKIVKNDGRRQFLNKWGMTQATFDRYYLRRGTALDGALALSEPERTGRLRRALLKSRIKRALG, from the coding sequence ATGTTCTCAATCATCATCCCGACCTGGAACAACCTGCCTTATCTGCGCCTCGTGATCAAAAGCCTGCGCCGTCATTCGGCGCATCCGCACCAGATCATCGTGCATGTGAACGACGGCTCGGACGGCACGCTCGCGTGGGTGCGCGACGAGGGCATCGAGCACACGGCGTCGCCCGGCAATATCGGCATCTGCCACGCGGTCAATCTCGCGGCGGCCCGCGCGACGCAGGACTACATCGTCTACATGAACGACGACATGTATTGCTGCCCCGGCTGGGACGAGGCACTCGTGAAGCGTCTCGCCCAGATGCCGGCGGACAACCTCTTCATGCTGTCCGGCACGATGATCGAGCCGGTCGATTCGGGCAATCCATGCGTAGTGGTGCGCGACTTCGGCCGTGACGCGCAGGTGTTTCGCACCGACGAGCTGGTCGCCGCCGCGCCGGGTCTCGTGCGCGCCGACTGGCGCGGGGCGACGTGGCCGCCGACGCTCGTGCATCGCGACTGGTGGTTCAAGGTGGGCGGCTATAGCAGCGAGCTGAGCCCCGGCATGAGCAGTGACAACGATTTCTCGATGAAGCTGTGGGACGCGGGCTGCCGCGTGTTCGTCGGCGTCGGCGACAGTCTCGTCTATCACTTCCAGCAGAAGAGCACCGGCAAGATCGTGAAGAACGACGGGCGCCGCCAGTTCCTCAACAAATGGGGGATGACGCAGGCGACCTTCGACCGCTACTACCTGCGACGCGGCACCGCCCTCGACGGCGCGCTCGCGCTCAGCGAGCCGGAGCGCACCGGCCGGCTGCGCCGTGCGCTGCTGAAGTCGCGCATCAAGCGCGCATTGGGCTAA
- a CDS encoding glycosyltransferase family 2 protein produces MTDSPLPAATADTPRPLVSMLVIAYNQAEQIGDAVRSALAQTYEPLEIIVSDDASSDATYAAIEAALAGYAGPHRVIARRNTVNQGISAHLSQLAQLAHGELLFIAAGDDMSAPERCERVVDCWLAHGRRPDLIATDLADMDEAGQVHERVSPTGLDRYRSFDDWLVERPWLIGAAHTWSRRLITRFGPMLPGAAAEDQIMVLRAILSGGAISLREPLVRYRRGGLSRKRRYQSVDELIARMRQSNRYGLAELAQLQRDAEIAGVGERMRAAMAPKLAREQFIHAMFQADSLGERIGLVTRSAGVKLGLRMRMFLYASCPVVYAPGIWIKRVARGKKA; encoded by the coding sequence ATGACCGATAGCCCGCTGCCCGCCGCAACCGCCGACACCCCGCGCCCGCTCGTCTCGATGCTGGTGATCGCCTACAACCAGGCAGAGCAGATCGGCGACGCCGTGCGCAGCGCGCTCGCGCAAACCTACGAGCCGCTCGAAATCATCGTCTCCGACGACGCGTCCAGCGACGCCACCTACGCCGCCATCGAAGCGGCGCTCGCCGGCTACGCAGGGCCGCATCGCGTGATCGCGCGGCGCAATACCGTCAACCAGGGCATCAGCGCGCACCTGTCGCAACTCGCGCAGCTCGCGCACGGCGAGCTGTTGTTCATCGCGGCCGGCGACGACATGTCGGCGCCCGAGCGCTGCGAACGCGTCGTCGACTGCTGGCTCGCGCATGGGCGCCGCCCCGACCTGATCGCGACCGATCTCGCCGACATGGACGAAGCGGGTCAGGTCCACGAGCGCGTGAGCCCGACCGGGCTCGACCGCTACCGCAGCTTCGACGACTGGCTGGTCGAGCGTCCCTGGTTGATCGGCGCCGCGCATACGTGGTCGCGACGCCTGATCACGCGTTTCGGGCCGATGCTGCCGGGCGCCGCGGCGGAGGATCAGATCATGGTGCTGCGCGCGATCCTGTCGGGCGGCGCAATCAGTCTGCGCGAGCCGCTGGTGCGCTACCGGCGCGGCGGGCTATCGCGCAAGCGCCGCTACCAGTCGGTCGACGAACTGATCGCACGGATGCGGCAGAGCAATCGCTACGGACTCGCGGAGCTCGCGCAACTGCAACGCGACGCTGAGATCGCCGGCGTCGGCGAGCGCATGCGCGCGGCGATGGCGCCGAAGCTCGCGCGCGAGCAGTTCATCCATGCGATGTTCCAAGCGGACAGCCTCGGCGAACGCATCGGGCTGGTGACGCGCAGCGCCGGCGTGAAGCTCGGGCTGCGGATGCGGATGTTTCTTTATGCGAGTTGCCCGGTGGTGTACGCGCCGGGCATCTGGATCAAGCGGGTCGCGCGGGGCAAAAAGGCCTGA
- a CDS encoding MFS transporter: protein MRVNHQAFFCSLFIARLADQILLFLVPLVVFQTTRQVSWSGLAFFIETLPRYLVFPFFGALCDRLPPLRLMRLSQAVRAVACFGGIAAYALFGGIGWLIALSAVCGVLTSQGLVAREVMLPQIFSTQQIHKVLAYSQLADQLGFVLGPMLAALLLGWWRWEWVVAATGVLFLCADAALFVWQRLSGSRVPAHAPAHALAPAAHWTAPLRIALNHVWTLPGLKKVIMLAAAENLVIGVTLATSAAMVTGLHAQSNRYYAGLQTAGAIATVLVLLTVARAGWPARVLGLVAFVTICAGGVIAGASASPWGYALGFLLIVGFDKMFNVYIRSARLQIIPPEDYGKTIGVAILLNNVTQPLAGLLVGVFSARTQTGPLIVALSLTMGGIGATISIGSALLRRKRAWALED from the coding sequence GTGCGCGTCAACCATCAGGCCTTCTTCTGCTCGCTGTTCATCGCGCGTCTCGCCGATCAGATCCTGCTCTTTCTGGTGCCGCTCGTCGTGTTTCAAACGACCCGCCAGGTCTCATGGTCGGGCCTCGCGTTTTTCATCGAAACGCTGCCGCGCTACCTCGTGTTCCCGTTCTTCGGCGCGCTATGCGACCGCTTGCCGCCGCTGCGTCTGATGCGGCTGAGCCAGGCGGTGCGCGCGGTGGCATGCTTCGGCGGTATCGCCGCGTATGCGCTGTTCGGCGGTATCGGCTGGCTGATCGCGCTGTCGGCCGTGTGCGGCGTGCTGACGAGCCAAGGACTCGTCGCGCGCGAGGTGATGCTGCCGCAGATCTTCAGTACGCAGCAGATCCACAAGGTCCTCGCGTATTCGCAACTGGCCGATCAGCTCGGCTTCGTGCTCGGGCCGATGCTCGCCGCGCTGCTGCTCGGCTGGTGGCGTTGGGAATGGGTGGTCGCCGCGACCGGCGTGCTGTTCCTCTGCGCCGATGCCGCGCTGTTCGTCTGGCAGCGACTGAGCGGTTCGCGCGTGCCCGCCCATGCGCCCGCTCATGCGCTCGCACCCGCCGCTCACTGGACCGCGCCGCTGCGCATCGCGCTCAATCATGTGTGGACGCTGCCGGGCCTGAAAAAGGTCATCATGCTCGCGGCCGCGGAAAACCTCGTAATCGGTGTCACGCTCGCGACTTCGGCGGCGATGGTGACGGGCTTGCACGCGCAATCGAACCGCTACTATGCGGGTCTGCAAACGGCCGGTGCGATCGCCACGGTGCTGGTGCTGCTGACGGTGGCGCGCGCCGGCTGGCCCGCGCGCGTGCTCGGTCTGGTCGCATTCGTGACGATCTGCGCGGGCGGCGTGATCGCGGGCGCGAGCGCGTCGCCGTGGGGCTATGCGCTCGGCTTTCTGCTGATCGTCGGCTTCGACAAGATGTTCAACGTCTACATCCGCAGCGCGCGTTTGCAGATCATCCCGCCCGAAGACTACGGCAAGACGATCGGCGTCGCGATTTTGCTGAACAACGTGACGCAGCCTCTCGCCGGCCTGCTCGTCGGCGTGTTCTCCGCCCGCACCCAAACCGGCCCGCTGATCGTCGCGCTATCGCTGACGATGGGCGGCATCGGCGCGACGATATCGATCGGCTCGGCGCTGCTGCGCCGCAAGCGCGCGTGGGCGCTCGAGGACTGA
- a CDS encoding SH3 domain-containing C40 family peptidase — MPVAVLSRHVCRAVVLCAAVTALVACSTPTPPRDTHAFVDNVTLFPLAHYDQNVDHWLDPDSPDYDRPFLSAAEQRAHFDALFARYFGTGANAPSPWNPAWVTTRVFREQGEDIAALQQRRIDKFDNTGKHGSVIGYGENFRPHDKAWIDAIAGNINIAQFTETPVFQSERRAIATGNLMVRELPTTDPSFYDHHLAGEGYPFDNLQISAVRPGTPLYVLGSSGDGAWHYVQTPDVQGWVRSDGVALADDRFVDDWRAAAAQSLGAVIVASAAVNDSRGVFRFDAPAGTMLPLVAGAPASSAATSANPATLQLLVPARDVDGRALIRTASLDATQITPMPLAATPRHLAMLLKALIGRPYGWGNSGLYNDCSSELQSIFAAFGVWLPRHSSTQMSAGRMVDLSDSTPAERLDYLARHGVPLRTLIYIGGHVMLYLGNTTRDGVTVPVVYQDVWGLRPADNSRRAVIGGSVILPLDERIPEDAALQSLAATHTFQISILGAPPGSAAPSSAPPADEDNPAG, encoded by the coding sequence ATGCCCGTCGCCGTTCTTTCCCGCCATGTCTGCCGCGCCGTCGTGCTGTGCGCCGCCGTCACCGCACTAGTCGCGTGCAGCACGCCGACGCCGCCGCGCGACACCCACGCGTTCGTCGACAACGTCACGCTGTTTCCGCTTGCCCACTACGACCAGAACGTCGATCACTGGCTCGATCCGGACAGCCCGGACTACGATCGGCCGTTCCTCAGCGCCGCCGAGCAGCGCGCGCATTTCGACGCGCTGTTCGCGCGCTACTTCGGCACGGGCGCGAACGCGCCATCGCCGTGGAATCCCGCCTGGGTGACGACGCGCGTGTTTCGTGAACAGGGCGAGGACATTGCCGCGCTGCAACAGCGCCGCATCGACAAGTTCGACAACACCGGCAAGCACGGCAGCGTCATCGGTTACGGCGAAAACTTCCGGCCGCACGACAAGGCGTGGATCGACGCGATCGCGGGCAATATCAACATCGCGCAGTTCACCGAAACGCCGGTCTTTCAGAGCGAGCGGCGCGCGATCGCGACCGGCAACCTGATGGTGCGCGAGCTGCCGACCACCGATCCGTCGTTTTACGACCATCATCTGGCCGGCGAAGGTTATCCGTTCGACAACCTGCAGATTTCGGCGGTGCGGCCAGGCACGCCGCTCTATGTGCTCGGCAGCAGCGGCGACGGCGCGTGGCATTACGTGCAGACGCCCGACGTGCAGGGCTGGGTGCGCAGCGACGGCGTTGCGCTCGCCGATGATCGTTTCGTCGATGATTGGCGCGCGGCGGCCGCACAGTCGCTGGGCGCGGTGATCGTCGCGTCGGCGGCGGTCAACGACAGCCGTGGCGTGTTCCGCTTCGACGCGCCGGCCGGGACGATGCTGCCGCTGGTGGCGGGTGCCCCGGCATCATCGGCTGCGACCAGCGCCAACCCAGCCACACTGCAGCTGCTCGTACCCGCACGCGACGTCGACGGCCGCGCGCTGATCCGCACCGCGTCGCTCGACGCCACGCAAATCACGCCGATGCCGCTCGCCGCGACGCCGCGCCATCTCGCGATGCTATTGAAGGCGCTGATCGGCCGGCCGTACGGCTGGGGCAATAGCGGGCTCTACAACGACTGTTCGTCGGAACTGCAAAGCATCTTCGCCGCGTTCGGCGTGTGGCTGCCGCGCCATTCGTCGACGCAGATGAGCGCCGGCCGCATGGTCGATCTGTCGGACTCGACGCCCGCCGAGCGGCTCGACTATCTGGCGCGGCATGGGGTGCCGCTGCGCACGCTGATCTACATCGGCGGGCACGTGATGCTGTACCTCGGCAACACGACGCGCGACGGCGTCACGGTCCCCGTCGTCTATCAGGACGTGTGGGGCTTGCGCCCGGCCGACAACAGCCGCCGCGCGGTGATCGGCGGCTCGGTGATCCTGCCGCTCGACGAGCGCATCCCGGAGGACGCGGCGCTGCAGTCGCTCGCCGCGACGCACACGTTCCAGATCAGCATCCTCGGCGCGCCGCCGGGCAGCGCGGCGCCGTCGTCGGCGCCGCCCGCGGACGAGGACAATCCGGCGGGATAA
- a CDS encoding glycosyltransferase family 4 protein, protein MSEPTRDAALDPHRRPLTDIALTAQALKNSGGAERYTRDVIAGLHRLGLRPTLFAREIDRALPEAAWIDAQPLNVRWAPRKLRNLAFDWRLKQRLKRHRPACVFSINHSTHADVALCGGTHPGSLEAAGRAPRRSDAWQIELERRVYTRARSIVAHSQLMSRELQRFYQVPAARIDVLYPPVDTERFRPLDAAARAAVRRQLGVPDDRVMFVFSSTSHERKGYALLEAFFSRTTLPVCLVVAGRPVPKTSDTIRYAGYSKEIEKLFAAADFTVVASAYEPFGLVGVESVMCGTPLVIAENVGSAETVTGAAKIAFSRQSEGSFERAIEQAVERVESGLARIAAPRDSLVYDPSVDAHVAALYEVFTRG, encoded by the coding sequence TTGTCAGAGCCAACCCGCGACGCAGCCCTCGACCCGCACCGCCGTCCCCTCACCGACATCGCGTTGACCGCCCAGGCGCTGAAAAACAGCGGCGGCGCCGAGCGCTACACGCGCGACGTGATCGCCGGCCTGCATCGCCTGGGTCTGCGCCCGACGCTGTTCGCGCGCGAGATCGATCGCGCGCTGCCGGAGGCCGCGTGGATCGATGCGCAGCCGCTCAACGTGCGCTGGGCGCCGCGCAAGCTGCGCAACCTCGCGTTCGACTGGCGTCTGAAGCAGCGTTTGAAGCGGCATCGTCCGGCGTGCGTGTTCTCGATCAATCACTCGACGCACGCCGACGTCGCCTTGTGCGGCGGCACGCACCCGGGCTCGCTCGAAGCCGCGGGCCGCGCGCCGCGCCGCAGCGACGCATGGCAGATCGAGCTCGAGCGGCGCGTCTACACGCGGGCACGCTCGATCGTCGCGCATTCGCAATTGATGAGCCGCGAGTTGCAGCGTTTCTATCAGGTGCCGGCCGCGCGCATCGACGTGCTGTATCCGCCGGTCGACACCGAACGCTTCAGGCCGCTCGACGCCGCCGCACGCGCGGCAGTGCGTCGCCAGCTTGGCGTGCCCGACGATCGCGTGATGTTCGTGTTCTCGTCGACGAGTCACGAGCGCAAGGGCTATGCGCTGCTCGAAGCGTTTTTCTCGCGCACGACGCTGCCGGTGTGCCTCGTCGTCGCGGGCCGCCCGGTGCCGAAGACCAGCGACACGATTCGTTACGCGGGCTACAGCAAAGAGATCGAGAAGCTGTTCGCGGCCGCCGATTTCACGGTCGTCGCGTCGGCGTACGAGCCGTTCGGCCTCGTCGGCGTCGAGTCGGTGATGTGCGGCACGCCGCTCGTGATCGCCGAGAACGTCGGCTCGGCGGAGACCGTGACCGGCGCGGCGAAGATCGCGTTCTCGCGGCAGTCCGAGGGCAGTTTCGAGCGAGCGATCGAGCAGGCGGTCGAGCGCGTGGAGAGCGGCCTCGCACGGATCGCGGCGCCGCGCGACAGCCTGGTCTACGACCCGAGCGTCGACGCGCACGTCGCGGCGCTTTACGAGGTATTCACGCGAGGATGA
- a CDS encoding VOC family protein — protein MSSAAVKPIPDGMHSLTPYLICKNAAEAIAFYTKAFNAVEQVRLPGPDGKVMHATLKIGDSMLMLTDEWPEHQTFGPITLKGTPVTIHYYVPDVDASFKQAVDAGATVTMPVTDMFWGDRYGQVKDPFGHSWSLATHKRDLSTEEIQQAMAAMNCSPEEKK, from the coding sequence ATGTCCAGCGCCGCTGTCAAACCGATCCCGGACGGGATGCACTCGCTCACGCCGTACCTGATCTGCAAGAACGCCGCCGAAGCAATCGCGTTCTACACGAAAGCCTTCAACGCCGTCGAACAGGTCCGTCTGCCGGGCCCCGACGGCAAGGTGATGCACGCGACCCTGAAAATCGGCGACTCGATGCTGATGCTGACCGACGAATGGCCCGAGCATCAAACCTTCGGCCCCATCACGCTGAAAGGCACGCCGGTCACGATTCATTACTACGTACCGGACGTCGACGCGAGTTTCAAACAGGCGGTCGACGCGGGCGCGACCGTCACGATGCCCGTCACCGACATGTTCTGGGGCGACCGCTACGGCCAGGTCAAGGACCCGTTCGGCCACAGCTGGTCGCTCGCGACGCACAAGCGCGACCTCAGCACCGAGGAAATCCAGCAGGCGATGGCCGCGATGAACTGTTCGCCCGAAGAGAAGAAGTGA
- a CDS encoding recombination-associated protein RdgC: MWFKNLQLHRLPAPWSVTPEQMQKWLAPHAFAPGQSVEMQAQGWAPPRESDSLVYAMNAQMLLTFRAEKKLLPASVVTQITRERAAELEDQQGFKPGRKQMRDLKEQVTDELRPRAFSIRRDTRVWIDCRNGWLVIDAASQAVADDVRGLLVKSIDSLPLMTVRVTQSPVAAMTGWLLDGDAPAGFTLDQDTELRSPAEGNATVRYVGHTLDTDDMRRHIEAGKQCMRLAMTWNDRVSFVLTPSLTIKRVAPLDVLKEASDPSAQNDDERFDSDVALMTAELDRMLRDLIDALGGEQGEQGFALPQAVAA, from the coding sequence ATGTGGTTCAAAAACCTTCAGCTGCACCGTCTGCCCGCTCCCTGGTCCGTTACCCCTGAACAGATGCAGAAGTGGCTCGCGCCGCACGCGTTCGCGCCCGGCCAGAGCGTCGAGATGCAGGCCCAAGGCTGGGCGCCGCCGCGCGAGAGCGACTCGCTCGTCTACGCGATGAACGCTCAGATGCTGCTGACGTTTCGCGCCGAGAAGAAGCTGCTGCCCGCGTCGGTCGTCACGCAGATCACGCGTGAGCGCGCGGCCGAGCTCGAGGATCAGCAGGGTTTCAAGCCGGGCCGCAAGCAGATGCGCGATCTGAAGGAGCAGGTCACCGACGAACTGCGGCCGCGCGCGTTCAGCATCCGCCGTGATACGCGCGTGTGGATCGATTGCAGGAACGGCTGGCTCGTGATCGACGCGGCGTCGCAGGCGGTTGCCGACGATGTGCGCGGTCTGCTCGTGAAGTCGATCGACTCGTTGCCGCTGATGACGGTGCGCGTCACGCAGTCGCCGGTTGCGGCGATGACCGGCTGGCTGCTCGACGGCGACGCGCCGGCCGGTTTCACGCTCGATCAGGACACCGAGCTGCGTTCGCCCGCCGAGGGCAATGCGACGGTGCGCTATGTCGGCCATACGTTGGACACCGACGATATGCGCCGCCACATCGAGGCGGGCAAGCAATGCATGCGGCTGGCGATGACGTGGAACGACCGCGTGTCGTTCGTGCTGACGCCGTCGTTGACGATCAAGCGCGTGGCGCCGCTCGACGTGCTCAAGGAAGCGAGCGACCCGAGCGCGCAGAACGACGACGAGCGCTTCGATTCCGACGTCGCGCTGATGACGGCCGAACTGGATCGCATGCTGCGCGATCTGATCGATGCGTTGGGCGGCGAGCAGGGCGAGCAAGGCTTCGCGTTGCCGCAGGCCGTGGCGGCTTGA
- a CDS encoding FecR family protein, protein MSKARRRALKTLSWLAIAAPAGWLVSRLPWRTWTAEFRTATGELHDVLLADGTQVTLASASAINVAFEANARRVHLLAGEIMVRPVSDARGTPDARITHAPLLVQTAEGVVEARGAQFSVRQREGFTRVAAFRGDALVTPASGAALMLASAQWCTFTRSRVAAPQALDAREAMWTRGLLYANDMRIADLVDELARYHAGVLRYADDIADLRVSGIYQLTDTDGTLALLQRTYPIRLRSITPYWTIVEALDSARI, encoded by the coding sequence GTGTCCAAGGCACGTCGGCGCGCGCTGAAGACGCTGTCGTGGCTCGCTATCGCCGCGCCTGCGGGCTGGCTCGTGAGCCGCCTGCCATGGCGGACGTGGACCGCCGAGTTCCGCACCGCGACCGGCGAACTGCACGATGTGCTGCTTGCGGACGGCACGCAGGTCACGCTGGCCAGCGCGAGCGCGATCAACGTCGCGTTCGAAGCGAACGCTCGGCGCGTCCATCTGCTGGCAGGGGAAATCATGGTGCGGCCCGTGAGCGATGCCCGCGGCACACCGGACGCCCGAATCACTCATGCGCCTTTGCTCGTGCAGACGGCCGAAGGCGTCGTCGAAGCGCGCGGCGCGCAGTTCAGCGTCAGGCAACGGGAGGGCTTCACACGCGTGGCCGCATTTCGGGGCGACGCGTTGGTGACGCCGGCATCGGGCGCGGCGCTGATGCTGGCGTCAGCCCAATGGTGCACGTTCACGCGTAGCCGCGTCGCGGCACCGCAAGCGCTCGACGCACGCGAGGCGATGTGGACGCGTGGCCTGCTCTACGCGAACGACATGCGGATCGCGGACCTCGTCGACGAACTTGCGCGCTACCACGCCGGCGTGTTGCGTTATGCCGACGACATCGCCGATCTGCGCGTGTCGGGCATCTACCAGCTCACCGATACGGACGGGACGCTCGCACTGCTGCAGCGTACCTACCCGATCCGTTTGCGCTCGATCACGCCTTACTGGACCATCGTCGAAGCGCTAGATAGCGCGAGAATCTGA
- a CDS encoding O-antigen ligase family protein gives MIFASSLVWLTSALLFLAPAVNLIWRGGTGYCFFALVALALGAAIVNRRKPGYFSALRTYRWFAIGMFAFVVGIGVQQLALGYWLPREFDSMARFALAPLVFLLLRQLPSRNLRMIGWGCAAGAFAVGAWAIIDQPPGGWTDANRLNNSYTNAIPFGDTALLLAFLSVFTLGWDNPRDWRVLVPRVLALVSGGYASFLSGSRGGWVAVPVFVVLLGVQYQWFTHKKRLLIATLAIAIGATGLLSTERVQKRLAEVPNDVSMMHKGEDFTATGLRLQLWDASRMIFERHPVWGVGKGHLVDELGAMAKRGEVKAEIVNERAHSDFFSTLAEMGAVGVICLLLFYYGMAVYFWRHRHATDPAIRAASYAGLAVAASTVIFGLTIDVLVPIMVTVLLALLVATLLAVIDARKRELRSEARATPTSAVLVRETQFPRH, from the coding sequence ATGATTTTTGCTTCCAGTCTGGTCTGGCTCACGTCGGCTCTGCTGTTTCTCGCGCCCGCGGTCAATCTGATTTGGCGCGGCGGCACCGGCTACTGCTTTTTCGCGCTCGTCGCGCTCGCGCTCGGCGCGGCCATCGTCAACCGGCGCAAGCCGGGCTATTTCTCCGCGTTGCGCACCTACCGCTGGTTCGCGATCGGCATGTTCGCGTTCGTCGTAGGGATCGGCGTGCAGCAACTGGCGCTCGGCTACTGGTTGCCACGCGAGTTCGACTCGATGGCGCGCTTCGCGCTCGCACCGCTGGTGTTCCTGCTGCTGCGGCAATTGCCGTCGCGCAATCTGCGCATGATCGGCTGGGGCTGCGCGGCCGGCGCGTTCGCGGTCGGCGCGTGGGCGATCATCGATCAGCCGCCCGGCGGCTGGACCGACGCGAACCGCCTGAACAACTCGTACACGAACGCGATTCCGTTCGGCGATACGGCGCTGCTGCTCGCGTTCCTGTCGGTGTTCACGCTCGGCTGGGACAATCCGCGCGACTGGCGGGTGCTCGTGCCGCGCGTGCTCGCGCTGGTGTCGGGCGGCTATGCGTCGTTTCTGTCGGGCTCACGCGGCGGCTGGGTCGCCGTGCCGGTGTTCGTCGTGCTGCTCGGCGTCCAGTACCAGTGGTTCACCCATAAAAAGCGCCTGCTGATCGCGACGCTCGCGATCGCGATCGGGGCGACCGGGCTGCTGTCGACCGAACGGGTTCAAAAGCGCTTGGCCGAAGTGCCGAACGATGTATCGATGATGCACAAGGGCGAGGATTTCACGGCCACCGGTCTGCGCCTGCAGCTGTGGGACGCATCGCGGATGATCTTCGAGCGGCATCCGGTGTGGGGCGTCGGCAAGGGCCATCTGGTCGACGAACTCGGTGCGATGGCAAAGCGCGGCGAAGTGAAGGCCGAAATCGTCAACGAGCGCGCGCATAGCGACTTTTTCTCGACGCTCGCCGAGATGGGCGCAGTCGGCGTGATCTGCCTGCTGCTGTTCTACTACGGGATGGCGGTGTATTTCTGGCGGCACCGGCACGCGACTGATCCAGCGATTCGCGCCGCGTCCTACGCGGGTCTCGCGGTCGCGGCCAGCACGGTGATCTTCGGACTCACGATCGACGTGCTGGTGCCGATCATGGTGACTGTGCTGCTCGCCTTGCTGGTGGCGACGCTGCTGGCGGTGATCGATGCGCGCAAACGCGAGTTGCGAAGCGAAGCGCGGGCCACGCCCACGTCGGCCGTGCTCGTGCGCGAGACGCAGTTTCCACGCCATTGA
- a CDS encoding VOC family protein: protein MQKIAPCLWFDGNAEEAAAFYTSVFSASRIATTLHYTDAGPGPAGKVVAVTFEIEGQEFMALNGGPQYTFTPAISLLVHCDSQEEVDRYWSKLLDGGGQPWACGWLRDRFGVSWQIVPNVLMEMLRDSDREKASRVMAQMMKMVKLDIAPLEQAYRGE from the coding sequence ATGCAGAAAATCGCGCCGTGCCTGTGGTTCGACGGCAATGCGGAAGAAGCCGCGGCGTTCTACACGTCCGTGTTTTCGGCTTCGCGCATCGCCACCACGCTGCACTACACGGATGCCGGGCCCGGACCCGCGGGCAAGGTCGTCGCCGTCACGTTCGAAATCGAAGGTCAGGAGTTCATGGCCCTGAACGGTGGCCCGCAATATACGTTCACGCCGGCCATTTCGCTGCTCGTGCACTGCGACTCGCAGGAAGAAGTGGACCGCTACTGGTCGAAGCTGCTCGACGGCGGTGGCCAGCCGTGGGCCTGCGGCTGGCTGCGCGACCGCTTCGGTGTGTCGTGGCAGATCGTGCCCAACGTGCTGATGGAGATGCTGCGCGACTCCGATCGCGAAAAGGCAAGCCGCGTGATGGCGCAGATGATGAAGATGGTCAAGCTCGATATCGCGCCGCTCGAACAGGCGTATCGCGGCGAGTAG
- a CDS encoding glycosyltransferase family 2 protein, which produces MSHDHPSKPLVSIALATYNGRTFLPELLASLEAQSWPHLEVVVSDDASSDGTRELLASYVGRVPVRLVGDGTRAGIVGNFERALAGCRGDYIALADQDDVWAPEKVTDLMCELRRIESAGGGAAKPALAFCDIELVDSTLCCLSRSLFDITAKSRCATRLRDFLLSNHVPGCAMLVNRATLERALPFPPGIVMHDWWLAMVVASFGEIRHVAAPHLKYRQHDGNAVGASATNERGAARDECGAAAAHRRGASRQRQIEAIAEQVRVFARRFGAELPIDARHDMYAFSRGVASWRGALAFVMISRTGETFVRSVKMLRRLRASVLSFGVEVRRPSLVRRLRQRRGA; this is translated from the coding sequence ATGTCTCACGACCATCCGAGCAAGCCGCTCGTCTCCATTGCGCTCGCGACGTACAACGGCCGCACCTTTTTGCCCGAGCTGCTGGCTTCGCTCGAAGCGCAGAGTTGGCCCCATCTCGAAGTCGTGGTGTCCGACGACGCCTCCAGCGACGGCACCCGCGAACTGCTCGCCTCCTATGTCGGACGCGTGCCGGTGCGGCTCGTCGGCGACGGTACGCGCGCCGGCATCGTCGGCAATTTCGAGCGCGCGCTTGCCGGCTGCCGCGGCGACTACATCGCGCTGGCCGACCAGGACGACGTCTGGGCGCCCGAGAAAGTCACCGATCTGATGTGCGAGCTGCGGCGCATCGAAAGCGCGGGTGGTGGCGCCGCGAAGCCGGCGCTCGCGTTCTGCGACATCGAGCTCGTCGACTCGACGCTGTGCTGTCTGTCACGCTCGCTGTTCGATATCACCGCGAAGTCGCGCTGCGCGACGCGACTGCGCGATTTTCTGCTGAGCAACCACGTGCCCGGCTGCGCGATGCTCGTCAATCGCGCGACGCTCGAACGCGCGCTGCCATTCCCGCCCGGCATCGTGATGCACGATTGGTGGCTTGCGATGGTGGTCGCGTCGTTCGGCGAGATTCGCCACGTCGCAGCGCCGCATCTGAAGTATCGGCAGCATGACGGCAACGCGGTCGGCGCGAGCGCGACCAACGAGCGCGGCGCGGCGCGCGACGAATGTGGCGCCGCGGCGGCACACCGCCGCGGCGCAAGCCGGCAGCGGCAGATCGAAGCCATCGCCGAGCAGGTGCGGGTGTTCGCGCGACGCTTCGGCGCCGAGCTGCCCATCGACGCGCGTCACGACATGTATGCGTTTTCGCGCGGTGTCGCGAGCTGGCGCGGCGCGTTGGCGTTCGTGATGATCAGCCGCACCGGCGAGACCTTCGTGCGCTCGGTGAAGATGCTGCGGCGCTTGCGCGCGAGCGTGCTGAGCTTCGGCGTCGAGGTGCGACGGCCGAGTCTGGTGCGACGCTTGCGGCAGCGGCGCGGCGCCTAG